Part of the Roseobacter litoralis Och 149 genome, CTGCCCCCAGAACCGGCTTGCCAAGGTCTTTGCTCTCATAGGCCGGGAAGTAGAAGAAATCGACATCTTCGCCCGCCTCGGTCCCTTCCGGGAAAAACGCCGGGATGAAAGACGCCTGACGGTGCATGTAGCATTTCGGCGGGATCGAGAAGAGACCCGTCGGGCTGTCGCGGAAATCCGTGTTCGCCACCGCTTCGCTGCCGCCATCCACATAGTCATCATTCAACGCGAAATAGCCGAATTCCTCCATGGCTGCGATGACCTTGGGATCGTCAAACTTCATCTCATTTGACACCCATGCATCGTAATCCTCGGGGGACTGCGTGCGCAGCATCATCTCTTCAACCCAATCCGTGGCAGGCCAGCCCGTCGCAGCACCTGAACCCAGACCGATGCACCATGGTGTGCCCCCATCCTCAACGATCATGTCGGTGAGGTCTTTGAGCTCTTCCATCGTTTCGGGAATGTCGTAACCGGACTCGTCAAAAGCAATCGGGGAGTACCAGACCAGCGATTTCACATCGACGCGGTAGAACAGGCCATAGATGTCCTCAACACCCTGATCATTGGCGTAGGTGCCCAGATCCACCCACGACTGACCGGCGGCAAAGTTCTCAGCAACCCAATCCGCTGATCCCTCTGGCAGCGGCGTTAAAAGGCCCTGGCTTGCCAGATCGGCAGCGAGGCCCGGTTGCGGGAACGCAGCAAGGTTCGGCGCAGAACCGGAACGGGTGGAAATAACGATGTCCTGTTCAAAGCTATCTGAGCCGGAATAGGTGACTGTCGCCCCTGTGGCGCTTTCGAAATAGGAAAAGACGACGTCGACCTTTTCCTTTTCATTGCCGGTCCAGGCACCGGTGATCTCTACCGTCTGACCGCTCAGGTCGTATTTCTCTGCGAAAGCTTCGTAGCTGTCCCAGTTGAAATCGCCCTCACCTACGGCAAAAGGCTGTTGCCCCTGAGCGTATGCCGCACCTGCGAATAAAGCCAGCGCCGCCGCGCCGGCGTAAAACCGTGCCATTGTGATGTCCTCCCGTTGAGCCGGTGTCTTCACCGGTCTCGATTGTTGCTCTGTCGGCGCTGCAAGAATCGTCTCAAAGCGCTTTGAGAATGGCCCGGCTAATGGCATGTTGTTCGGTGACTCGATGCATGTGCGCATCGAACATACCATCACGTTATGCTATCAACAGGCCGGGACTTTGAACCTAAGAGAATTGTCAAAACAACTGAAACTGTCACAAACAACGGTCAGCCGCGCTCTGAACGGATACCCCGAAGTTAATGAGGCGACCCGCAAGCGCGTCACCGAAGCTGCGGAAAAGTACCAATACCGCCCCAATGTGCGCGCCCAGACGCTTGCCACCGGAAAATCCAAATCGGTGGGCCATGTGATCCCGCTGTCCAAGCAAAGCGAATTGGTCAATATGGTGTTTTCGGATTTCATGGCGGGTGCGGGACTGGTCTATGCCGAGCATGGGTACACGATGACCCTGTCGATTGTTCGGGATGACGATGAACTGGACGCCTATAGCGCCTTTGCTGAAAGAGGCGCGGTGGATGGTGTGATCGTGCAGGGTCCGACCTGTGACGATCCCCGCATTGCGCGTCTGCTCAGGTTGAATATCCCCTTTGTTGTACACGGGCGCGCGTCCGGGATTGAGACCCCTTATGCCTGGCTGGACGTCAACAACCATCGCGCCATCAAAGCGGCGACGCAGAGCCTGATTGACCTGGGCCACCGCCGTATCGGCCTGATCAACGGGCGCGAGCAAATGGACTTTGCCCTGCGCAGGCGGGCGGGCTATGAGGCGGCACTGGCAGATGCGGGCATCCCAGCGGACCCTGCGCTGACGCGTTCAGGCGATATGTCAGAGCCCAATGGATATACAGCGGCATGTGAGGTTTTGGCATACCAGAACCCACCCACGGCTTTTGTTGCCTCCTCAATCGTCATCGCATTGGGCGTGAAACGCGCCATCGAAGAGCACGGGCTGACAATCGGAAAAGATGTGTCGGTGATCTGTTTTGATGACGATATTTCCTATCTGCCCAATGCTGGTCGCACGCCGCAGTTCACGGCGATGCGGTCTTCTGTGCACGCGGCCGGCGCGCGCTGTGCGACATTGCTTCTTGAGCGTATCAAGACGCCCGGTGCGCCGCCATCATCTGAGCTATGGGAAGCCGAATTTGTCCAAGGGGCCTCTACCGGACCCGGACCTCACGCATAAAGGCCTGTGTTATCATGGATTTTTCGCGCTCCACCTTTCCGCCAGATTTTCTGTTTGCCGCTGCGACATCCAGCTATCAGATCGAAGGACATGGGTTCGGGGGCGCTGGTCCGACGCATTGGGACACATTCGCCGCAACGCCGGGCAATGTGGTGCGTGCAGAACATGGGCAGATCGCCTGCGATCACTACAACCGCTGGGAGGAGGACCTTGATCTGATGCAGGCGATGGGCCTTGATGCCTATCGCTTTTCCACAAGCTGGGCGCGTGTCCTGCCTGAGGGGCGTGGCACGGTCAATCAGAAGGGGCTGGATTTCTACGACCGCCTTGTTGACGGCATGCTGGCGCGTGATCTGAAACCTATGGCGACGCTTTACCACTGGGAACTGCCCGCTGCATTGGCGGATCTGGGCGGGTGGCGCAATCCCGATATTGCCCATTGGCTTGCCGATTTTGCCACCATTGTGATGGAACGCATCGGCGATCGCGTCTTTAGTGCCGCCCCCATCAACGAGCCATGGTGCGTTGCATGGCTGTCCCATTTCATGGGCCTGCAAGCTCCGGGTCTGCGCGATATTCGCGCCACCGCCCATGCCATGCATCACGTGTTGACCGCGCATGGGCGTTGCATTCAGGCCATGCGCGCTATTGGCATGAACAACCTCGGCGCTGTGTGCAATTTTGAATATGTACAAGCCGCAACTGACACGCCCGAGGCGTCGGAGGCCGCGCGCCGCTATGAGGCGATTTACAACCGCTTTTTCGTGGGCGGTCTGTTTCAGGGGGCCTATCCAGATGAGGTGCTCGAAGGGCTCGGGCCCCATATGCCCAAAGGCTGGGAAAATGATTTTGACCTGATCGGGCAGAAACTCGACTGGTTCGGTGTCAACTATTACACCTGCAAACGCATTGCGGCGGACAGCGGCCCATGGCCATCGCTGCGCGAGGTCGAAGGGCCGCTGCCGAAAACCCAGATCGGTTGGGAGATTAAACCTGAAGGCCTTGAGCATATTCTGACGTGGTTACAACAAAACTACACCGGCGCACTGCCGCTTTACGTAACGGAAAACGGCATGGCCAATGCCGATGACACCACCACCCCCGATGACGCGCGCATGGACTATCTGGATGCACATCTTGCAGCCTCCCAACGCGCCATCGCGGTGGGCGTGCCCTTGGCGGGCTATACGTTCTGGTCCCTGATGGACAATTACGAATGGTCGCTGGGCTATGAAAAACGCTTTGGTCTGGTGCATGTGGATTTTGACACGCTGCAGCGCACGCCCAAGGCATCCTATCACGCAATTGCCCGTGCGCTGGCGCGTTAAAAGCGTCATGCGAAAAACCTGAATCACGTAACGCTGCCTGAAATCAAAGATTTCAACGCGTTACCTGATACCCGATGTTTCAGGTATTTCGTCAGACGCTCTAAGGCACGAAATCCGGCGGTATGCCAAACGCAGGCGTATTGACGCTTGCCCCGGTCAACGCATGCATGAAGGCGACCAATTCCGCGATTTCAGCATCCGTCAGGTGCATGGGTGTCACCGCTATTGCCCGTTCCTGTCGGTCCATTTCCAATGCGTCAGCGCCCAGAATGAAATCCGTTGCCGCCAGCCACGCAATATCGGGAAGCTGCGCCATCTGGCGCTGCCATGCAGCCCTTGCCGCCACCGGGTCCAGATGATGGCGAATGATGCCTTCGAGCGTCGGATAGGCCCCGTTGTGCCCATAAGGCGCGGTCAAAGCCACATTGCGCAGCATTGGCGTGCGAAAGGCATAGGCATCGCGCAACCGGTTGCTTTCGGCCATGCGCCCCACATCGCGGGCATAAGGATCGAATGCACGCGTGCGCCCCGGCCCGAATGCTGGAAGGCCCAAGGCATGAAACTTCTGATCACTCATCAGCGATCCCGCGTGGCAGTCAGCACAAGCGGCTTTGCCGTAGAACAACGCCATCCCCGCCCGTTCACCACGGTTCAACGCCGCCTCATCCCCGGCAAGATAGGCATCAAATGGGCTGTCGGTGCTGCGCCATTCCAGCGCCATGAAGGCCGCCAGCGCATTTGCGATGTGCACGATGCTGACCTGCTGCGCCGTGTCGATCTCGTCAAAGGCCGCCACGAAGGCCGGGCCATAGTCAGCATCCGTGCGCACCCGTTTTGCAAGGATCGGCCATGCCGCATCAATGCGGTCATGCACAGCGCCGATTACGTCATTTTCGCCCGGATTACCCGCCATTTCGAACTGGGCCACGAGGGGGAACAGCGCCTGGGCGGCCAGCAGCGAATTCAACCCTTCGGGCAACCACTCCTGCGCGGGTGAATTGAACCCGTTGCCGTAGATATCCGACAGGCTCAGCCGCCCGTCATGGAACATCGTGTACAGATCACGCGCACCCAGATTCCACAGGCCCGGCGCATTGCGTGGGATGCGTTTGGCCACCCGATCCGCGCCCGCACCGGGCGTGCGATCAGGCCCCACCCCCTGCCCGCCCTCACCGATCCCCAGGGACAGCCCGTCGCCCGTGCCAAATTCCGGATGATGGCAATGGGCACAGGTGATATTGCGATTGCCCGACAGGATCGGATCATAAAACAGCGCTTGCCCCAGTGCCGCTTGCGCTACGTCGAATTCGATGAAATCCTCATCCGTCAGCGGCGGTGGTAAATCTGCGGCTGCGGCCAGCGATGCAAAACAGGACAAAACGACCCCATGCGCACAATAGCTTTTGCCCTCGCTCTTTTGGCCACGCCGGTCGCGGCGGAATTGGAAGCGGCGCGCGATCTGATGGATGCGGGTCGATTTGACGAGGCCTATGCGGCGCTTTGGCCCGCGGCGCGTTCGGGCAATGCCGAAGCGGAGGAACTGATCGGTGTCATCTATGCCATGGGTCTGGGACGGCCCCGCGATGACCAGCGCGCGTTTGAATGGTATCTGCGCGCGGCCATGAAGGGCCATCCCGGTGCGCAATCGGGTGTCGGCTGGTATTACGAAGTGGGCCGCGGCCTGCCCGCACCGGACCTTATGCGCGCCTATATGTGGTACACGCTTTCCGCGATCGGCGGGGACCCTGACGCGGCAATCAGCCTTGAAGAAGTTGCCAAGAAAATGACGGCGGAAGAAATCAACAAGGCCCATGTTCTCGTCGCTGACTATAAGGTGTGGATGTATCCGTTCAGATGATCGGGGCGACCCGGAGGCCGCCCCGTTGTGGTCAATTCAGATCGGCGGCACGCGCGGCACCCACTTCGGCTTCGGCCTGCGCCACAGCCTCTGTCAGCGCGTCGAATATTTCATCCCCGCGCCCCACATTGGCTTTGAACCAGTCGAACACGGGGGCGGCCCCCTCTTTGAAGGCCGCTTTCTGCTCAGGCGTGGGCACGTAAAGATCACCGCCATCGGCCACGAATTCCTCATAGGCCGCGATCGATTTACGCTTGGGCGAGGCAAAAGTCGCCTGCTGCAGCGCATAAAACCCATCCACGACCACCCGGCGCATATCCTCAGGCATGCCGGTGAATTTCGCGTTGTTCATCCACCACAGCGCGCCCATGTAGGCATGCCCATCCAGCGTGACATATTTTAGCCCGGCGTCCGGAAATTTCATGCCCATGATATCCGTGATGCCGTTCTTGGACCCCTCAACCACGCCGGTCTGAAAGGACGTGAAAAGCTCAGGCCATGGGATCGGTGTCGGGGCCGCACCCAGCGCTTTGACCAACTCCTGCGGCAAATCCGCGACAACCGTACGGATTTTCAAACCTTCCATATCAGAGGGCTCAGCGATGCGGCGTTTGGTGTTGGCAAAGTTACGCCACCCGCCGGTGTTTCCAATCGTCATCAGGCGGATCATGTCGCCTGAATCCTCCAGCGCCATCGCCCGCATAGTACGGGTAAAATCACCCGACAGCACATGTTCGGCAATGCGGTCGTCCGCCATCAGATAGGGCAGATCAAGCACTTGCACGTAAGGGAAGATGCCCGACGCGCCGCCGGATGTGGAGACATAAACGTCAATCGTGCCATCCGCCACGCCTTGCAGACATTCAGCCCCATTGCTGCAGAGCTGCGTGCCGATGAAAAGTTCAACCGCGATGGCGCCGTTTGACGCGGATTCCACATAGTTCTTGAACACGACAAGACCGTCGTAGTCTTCATCGTTTTCGTTGGAATTGGCCGTGGCGCGGATCGTATATTCCTGCGCCTGTGCCGCAATCGCCGTCCCGGCGAGTAAAGCCGCAAGGAGCGCGCATTTCAGGGTTTGTTTTATCATTTATTCCTCCCAGTTGGATGATGTGTCAGTTGGCAAAGCCCGTCAGTCGCGGGATGGTCATGGAAATTGCCGGTATGTAGGTGATCAGGAAAATCACCACGATTTCGACCGCCAGAAACGGCAGGATCGCCTTTGAAATCGCCTCGACCCGCTCGCCTGAAACCGAGGAGGCGACAAACAACACCAGCCCCATCGGCGGTGTGGCCAGTCCGACGGTCAGGTTCACACTCATGATGATGGCAAAATGGATCGGGTCCACGCCGAGGCTGACAAAAATTGGCCCCAGAATTGGCCCAAGGATGATAATCGCAGGCCCCGCATCCAAGAACATCCCAACCGCAAAAAGCAAAAGGTTGATCAAAAACAGCAAGATCAGCGGGTTGGACGTCAGCGCCAATACAAATTCGGCCATGGCTTCGGGCGCGTGACTGAGGCTGACAACTGTTTTGAACGCCATCGCGGCACCGACTAGCAACAGCACAACCGCCGATGTGAGCCCCGCGCGGCCCAGCACATCCGGCAACTCACTCAGCTTGAGGCTGCGCATCACGAACAGGCCGATGAAAAGCGCGTAGGCCACGGCCACCGCCGCCGCTTCGGTCGGGGTAAAGACGCCTGCCAGAATACCGCCCAGAATGATCACCGGGGTCAGCAAGGGGAAAAACGCCTTGAGGCTGGCCTGCCCGCGTTCGCCCCATGTGTGTTTTTTGGTGGCGACGGGAAAATCATATTTGTCCGCCATGATCTTGACCATGAACATCAGCCCAAGGCCCACCATCACCCCCGGTACGATGCCTGCAAGAAACAGGGCGGCAACGCTTTCGCCCATCACATAGGCATAGATGATCATGATGCCCGATGGTGGGATGATCGGCCCGATCACGGAACTTGCCGCTGTAATCGCCGCGGCGAATTTGCGGCTATAGCCCTGTTTTTCCATCGCGGGGATCAACATCGATCCCAGTGCGGATGTATCGGCCACTGCAGACCCCGAAAGCCCGGCGAACAGCATGGAGGACAGGATATTCACATGCGCCAACCCGCCGCGAAAATGCCCCATCATGGCCTGACTGAATTCAACCAGACGCATGGTGATCCCGCCCCGATTCATCAACTCTCCGGCCAGCATGAAGAAGGGGATCGCCATGAGCGGAAAGCTGTCCATCCCGTTATAAACATTGCGATAAAGCAGTGTGATGTCCTTTTCCTGCCCATTCAGGTAAAGCAACAGACCCGGTGCTGCGAGCAGGCCAAAAAAGACCGGCAACCCGATGAGCAGGAACAGTAAAAAGAGTGGCAGAAACCAGACCAGCATCTATTCCGCCCCTATCTTTTCATCGAGCGGGATTGCCGGCAACCTGTCAGCCCCGCCCAGCATTCTGACAATTGCGCGCAGGATCAGTTCCACGTTGACAGATATCAGCATGATCAGTCCGACCACCAAAGAGGCCATCATCCAACTGCGAGGCACCCGGAACCAGTTTTCCAAGCTCAAATCAGTTGGAACATAAAGGGACGCAGTTGCGAACCGTCCTGCAAAACCCGTCACTTCGGACCACCCGATCTGCACGGCCACGACAAGCACGGCAAGGCTGACAAACAGCAGGAAGAGCGCCAGAAGGCTGCCCAACAGTTTGGGCAAAAGAATTACCAGCGTGTCAATCGCCACAAACCCACCCCGGCGGAATGCGGTGGGCGCCATAAGACCTGTCATCCATAACATGCAAAAACGCGCCGCCTCGTCTGGCCAAGGCAGGGCACTATTGAGAACATACCGAAAAAACACCTGCACCAGAATCGCGATGACCATCGCTGCGACGGCGAAAATTCCGATCGCCCGGCCAATGGCCAACACGCTTTCGTTGATCATCCGAAGCGGTGCAAGCACCAGCAGCAGTGCCCCCATGAATGGGCCTCCTCCCTGCAACCGACATTCTGCCGGTCGCGCGCGGGTGTCCCCGCAGTTTTTATACGTTGGCTTTTTCAACCTCTTTGTCAAATCGTCCGAACGTGCCTTGCGAAAATATCAGTGGGGCGCCCTGCCTGAAGGCCGCGTGGCGTACCAAACCCACCATGATCGAATGATCGCCTGCATCGTGGAAACCATAAGTTTCGCATTCAAACCGCGCCAGACAGCTATCAAAAACCGGGACACCCCGGTCGCTGCGGGCGGTATCAACGGCGTCAAATGCCGTGCCCGAGCGCGCAAACGCAAGCGCCAGTTCTTTTTGCTTGGCCTCAAGCACATGAATGGCAAAATCAGTGGCATCAGCAAACAGCGCATAGCGGCTGGATGATTTCGCCGGGCACCACAACACCAGCGGCGGCTCCATGGAGACGCTGGTAAAGGAATTGGCCGTCATGCCCACCGGGCCCTCTGGCGTATTGGCCGTCACGATTGTCACACCTGACGAAAAGCGTCCCAGCGCGTCACGGAACATGCGGTGATTGTCGTCTGTAGGGTCGAAGTGCAGCATTGCCGTTCCTTGACTGGTTCCATCCGGCATCAAGGCACCTCATGCCCGTTCGCGGCTTCAAAAAGCTCAAACCACGTCTGGCGATCCATCTCAACCTTCGTTGCATCACTGAAGGTCGCAATGCGCGACAGTGTGTTGGTGCCCATCACCGGCAAAATCCCCGATGGATGCGCCAGCAGCCATGCAATTGCGACCGCTGCGCGATCAACGCCTTGCGCCTGTGCGACTTTATCCAGCGTGATGGCTGGCTTGGTCTGCTGTGTCATCAGGCTGCCACCGCCCAAGGGCGACCATGCCATCGGACGTACGGCGTGTTGTTGCGCATGCGACAGATCCCCGTTGGTGAAACTGTCGCGCGCCGCAAGGCTGAGTTCGAGTTGATTGGTCACAAGGGGATGTTTCATATGCACCTGCAGCAAATCCCAATCCCAGGGTTTGAAATTCGACACGCCCGCCGCTTTGATCTTGCCACTGTCAATCAACGCATCAAGGGCCCCGCCCGTTTCGCGCGCATCCATCATCGGGTCCGGGCGGTGGATCAGTAAAACATCGATCTGTTCAATGCGCATGTTGGACAGCGATGCCTCCACCGATGCCGTGATATGGGCCGCGGATGTATCGTAATACTTGACCCGGGCGTCAGCGTATCTGCCCACCGGCGCGACGATATCGCATTTGGTTACAACCTCCAGCGTGTCGCGCAAACCTGGGCTTTGCTGAAATGCGGCCCCAAGAACCGCCTCCGCTGCATATCCGCCATAGATATCGGCCTGATCCAGAGTGGTAATGCCCTGCGCAAGACAAGCGTCGATCTTGGCCCGCACATGCGCCGGTGATGTATCGCTGTCATCGGCCAGACGCCACATGCCATAAATGATCCGGCTGACGTCGACATCAGCGGACAGATTTACCCGTTCCATCAGCGGCGTTCTCCTGTTCCAAGCGGCGTTGCGGGGCATGTGTCAGGCACCCGACCATAGGCATGCGGCAACGAACATGTTTCCAGCTCAGGCAGCACGAGCCGGCCAAAGTGTTCTGCCTCATCAATATGCGGATAGCCCGAAAAGATGAATGCCCGCATGCCCATTTTGCGGTAGGATTCAATCTCGCTGAGCACCTGATCGGCCGAACCAACCAAAGCGGCGCCACATCCGGACCGCGCGCGCCCGATCCCAGTCCACAGATGCGGCTCGATATAGCCGTAATCGTCTGCGATATCGCGGTTCTTTGATTGATGCGCGACGCCCAGTGACGCTGCATCCAAAGCCCGTTCGCGTATTTTGCGCCCCTGTTCATCGTCAAGCTTTGACACGATGTATTCGGCATATTCCTGCGCTTCGGCTTGCGTGTCGCGCACGATCACATGTACCCGCAACCCGTAATCCAGCGTCCTGCCCCGCGCGGCCGCGCGATCATGCACCGCCCGCATTCTGTCTGCCAGAGCATCTTTCGGCTCCGGCCACATCAGGTAGACGTCGCAATATTCAGCGCATAAATCCAGCGCATCCGGGGAATAGCCCCCGAAATACAAGAGCGGCCCGCCCGTCTGATAGGGTTTGACCGGATCGGTGGTCAGGCCAGAAAAATTGTAGACTTCACCGGCATGGTCAATCTGATCCCGGATCCAGGCCTGTTTGAGGATCTGCACGACCTCACGCGATCTTTGATAGCGATAGGAGCTGGGTTCTTTCTGGCCCGGAAAGTCAGATGAGATGATATTGACCGTCAAGCGGCCCTTCAGCATGTGGTCAAGCGTGGCGAGGGTGCGCGCGAGCATGATCGGCTGCATCTCGCCACAGCGCACCGCCGCCAGCAGATTGATGTTTTGGGTGATCGGCGCGCATCCGGCCACAAAGCTCAGCGTGTCCTGACCGACCTGATAGGAGGAGGGGCACAGGATGTTGCGAAACCCCTGCGCCTCTGCTGTCTTGACGATGTCCGAACAATGCGCCCAGCTGGAGCGCAAATCGCCGTCCGGCACACCCAGAAACTGATAATCATCCGAGCAAAGTGCGGAGAACCACGACACTTCTGCAGCCATCAGGTCGGCGGATGTTATCGGTACAACGGTCATCTTTGCACTCTCTGAAGCGTGTCGTATTTTCCTTGAATAGCACTGCAAAATATGTAGATCAATCATATATCAATTTTAACTCACCCCAGTGGTCCGTTTGAAAAACCCAAGCGATACGCGCGGCGCTTTGCCCAAATACATCCAGCTTAGCGAACTCATTATTCGCGAGATTGATGCTGGTCGTTTGCTGGACGCAGAACGCCTGCCCCCCGAACGCGAAATGGCGCGCAGCTATGGCGTCTCCATCGGCACGCTGCGCAAGGCGCTCGCGGAACTGCATGACAAAGGATTGTTGGAACGCGTTCAGGGGTCTGGCAACTACATCCGCAAAGGCCACAATCCATGCGGTGTATATGCCATGTTTCGTCTGGAACTGCCGGCCGGCGGCGGGCTGCCAACTGCGCGCGTACTATCAATGGCGGTCATGGAAAAACCCACCACTCTGCCCCGGTTTGGGCGTTCGGAAAAGGCCACGCGCATCAGACGTCTGCGCTTCCTGAACGACATCGCAATCGCCGTCGAAGAGATCTGGCTGGATGCGGCGGTTGGTACATTGAACGCGAATGCAGTTTCTGATTCCCTGTATCAAACCTACTTGAAACAGCTCAATCTATGGATAACCCGCGCCGAAGACCGGGTATCAATTGGCAGTTTTCCGAATTGGACACCTTGCGATTTTGCCCGCATGGATCATGCCTGCGGATATATCGAGCGTTTTGGCTGGTCGGATGAACACAAACCGGTCGAATTCTCGCGCATATGGTTTGACCCGGACCGCGCTGTATATGTGCAGCGCTTGAAATAAGGAAATGCCCGATGACCCAATTGGTAAGATACGGCATCATTGGCTGCGGCATGATGGGACAGGAACACCTGCGAAATATCGCTCTGTTAAACGGCGCATGCGTCAGCGCGATTTTTGAACCAGATGCAGCAATGCGCCAAACGGCCAAAGACATCGAACCGCAGGCTGCCTTTTTTCCGTCCGTCAACGCCATGCTGGGGTCAGCCGATATTGACTGCCTCGTTATTGCAAGCCCCAATTACTGCCACGCCGATCAGATCGTCGAAATCGCCGCCATGCGCCCCCTGCCCCTTCTTGTTGAAAAACCCCTGCTGACTGACCCCACCGATATCGCGCGGCTGACGCAAACGGCAGAACGTTACCCAGCCCCCATCTGGGTCGCGATGGAGTATCGCTACATGCCGCCGATCGCACGTTTGCTGGAGCGTGCCGAGACCGTGACCGGTGGCATAAAGATGCTGAGCCTGCGCGAACACCGGTTTCCCTTTCTGCAAAAGGTGGGCGACTGGAACCGGTTCAATGCCAACACGGGCGGCACATTCGTAGAAAAGTGCTGCCATTTCTTTGATCTGATGCGGTTGATCTTGCGGCGCAATCCCGTGCGCGTCATGGCAAGTGCTGCGCAATCCGTAAACCATCTGGACGAGCACTATGACGGCAAAACCCCCGACATTATTGACAATGGATATGTCATTGTCGACTTCGATGGCGGCGCACGGGCGATGCTGGAACTCTGTATGTTTGCGGATGGCGCGAGATATCAGGAAACCATTTCAGCCGTCGGGCCGGACGGGAAAATCGAAGCTTTCGTGCCAGGGCCGACGCGTTTCTGGCCCGGTGATCTGGGCGCGCCCCCCGTCCCCCTGATCGAAATCAGCCCCCGCCTGTCAAAACAGATCAAAGTGCATGAAATACCTGTCGATCCGGTGCTGCTCAAAGCGGGGGATCACAATGGGGCCACCTATTTTCAGCATCAAAAGTTCATGGCGCTTGTGCAGGGCAGCAACACAAAAACGGAGGTGTCCTTTAGCGATGGCCTGTGGGCTGTGCGCATGGGGATGGCCGCGCAGCGCTCTGCGTCAACCGGGCAAGCTGTCACCCTTGAGGGCTGAGCTTTCTGTGGAGATGCACCTACGGGGTGCACCTCTTCGCCAAGTCGCGGGTATCGATGTCATCCGAACAACAGCGGACGGATGACCCTTTCCCGTCCGTTGCGTTTTTCAATACATGACCAATCGCTGTGCGCTGCGAACAGAAACAACGCCTCAGCCGTGGCGCGCAAAGACCTCGGTCCTACCGTTGCGCAGCACCAGCAGCGTGTCATAGGCGTCGCGCTGGTTGCCCATCTCCATCCCCGGTGAGCCAAGCGGCATGCCGGGCACCGTCAGTCCAAGCGCATCGGGGCGCTGTGACAACATCCGTTGAACGTCAGTGCCCGGCACATGGCCCTCGATGAAATAGCCCGCGATAAAGGCCGTGTGGCAGGAACTCAGCTCCGGTGTGACACCTGCGCGGGCCTTCATCGACCAGAGCGTTTCCTGATCGACATCACGGGTCTCAACCTCAAACCCTGCTTGGGTCATATGCTCGACCCAGGCGGTGCAACATCCACAGGTCGGTGATTTGAAAACCTCAATCCGGGCCGACATCGCACGTGCCGGAGAGGCGAGCATCCCGGCCCCAAGGCCGGAGGCGAGACTGGAAAAGATAAAGCGTCTGCGGTTCATTTTATATCTCCTGATAGGTAAGTTTGTCAGATGGCGCGTCACAGGACACGCAGCCAGGTCATCATCCCGCCCGCGGAATGCTCCAGCATATGGCAATGCAGCAGCCAATCGCCTGGATTGTCCGCGACAAACGCGATTTCCGCCGTCTCGCCCCGGTTCATCAGCAACGTATCCCGAAGCGGACCCAAAGCGCCATCGCGGCCAATCTGCCTGAAATGATGCCCGTGCAGATGAATCCCATGCTGCCAGCGGGTGTCGTTGGTCATCGCAATCCGCACCGTCTCACCACGGTTTGCCTCGATCAGGGGGGTGTCACCCATATCGGCCATGCCGTTAAACGCCC contains:
- a CDS encoding ABC transporter substrate-binding protein; the encoded protein is MARFYAGAAALALFAGAAYAQGQQPFAVGEGDFNWDSYEAFAEKYDLSGQTVEITGAWTGNEKEKVDVVFSYFESATGATVTYSGSDSFEQDIVISTRSGSAPNLAAFPQPGLAADLASQGLLTPLPEGSADWVAENFAAGQSWVDLGTYANDQGVEDIYGLFYRVDVKSLVWYSPIAFDESGYDIPETMEELKDLTDMIVEDGGTPWCIGLGSGAATGWPATDWVEEMMLRTQSPEDYDAWVSNEMKFDDPKVIAAMEEFGYFALNDDYVDGGSEAVANTDFRDSPTGLFSIPPKCYMHRQASFIPAFFPEGTEAGEDVDFFYFPAYESKDLGKPVLGAGALFAITNPSEATNAMIEFLKTPISHELWMAQGGFLTPHKGVNPATYIDDSLRAQGEILLGATTFRFDASDLMPGEIGAGAFWTGMVDYTTGAPAAEVAKGIQDRWDAIQ
- a CDS encoding LacI family DNA-binding transcriptional regulator, giving the protein MNLRELSKQLKLSQTTVSRALNGYPEVNEATRKRVTEAAEKYQYRPNVRAQTLATGKSKSVGHVIPLSKQSELVNMVFSDFMAGAGLVYAEHGYTMTLSIVRDDDELDAYSAFAERGAVDGVIVQGPTCDDPRIARLLRLNIPFVVHGRASGIETPYAWLDVNNHRAIKAATQSLIDLGHRRIGLINGREQMDFALRRRAGYEAALADAGIPADPALTRSGDMSEPNGYTAACEVLAYQNPPTAFVASSIVIALGVKRAIEEHGLTIGKDVSVICFDDDISYLPNAGRTPQFTAMRSSVHAAGARCATLLLERIKTPGAPPSSELWEAEFVQGASTGPGPHA
- a CDS encoding GH1 family beta-glucosidase, producing MDFSRSTFPPDFLFAAATSSYQIEGHGFGGAGPTHWDTFAATPGNVVRAEHGQIACDHYNRWEEDLDLMQAMGLDAYRFSTSWARVLPEGRGTVNQKGLDFYDRLVDGMLARDLKPMATLYHWELPAALADLGGWRNPDIAHWLADFATIVMERIGDRVFSAAPINEPWCVAWLSHFMGLQAPGLRDIRATAHAMHHVLTAHGRCIQAMRAIGMNNLGAVCNFEYVQAATDTPEASEAARRYEAIYNRFFVGGLFQGAYPDEVLEGLGPHMPKGWENDFDLIGQKLDWFGVNYYTCKRIAADSGPWPSLREVEGPLPKTQIGWEIKPEGLEHILTWLQQNYTGALPLYVTENGMANADDTTTPDDARMDYLDAHLAASQRAIAVGVPLAGYTFWSLMDNYEWSLGYEKRFGLVHVDFDTLQRTPKASYHAIARALAR
- a CDS encoding cytochrome-c peroxidase, which translates into the protein MSCFASLAAAADLPPPLTDEDFIEFDVAQAALGQALFYDPILSGNRNITCAHCHHPEFGTGDGLSLGIGEGGQGVGPDRTPGAGADRVAKRIPRNAPGLWNLGARDLYTMFHDGRLSLSDIYGNGFNSPAQEWLPEGLNSLLAAQALFPLVAQFEMAGNPGENDVIGAVHDRIDAAWPILAKRVRTDADYGPAFVAAFDEIDTAQQVSIVHIANALAAFMALEWRSTDSPFDAYLAGDEAALNRGERAGMALFYGKAACADCHAGSLMSDQKFHALGLPAFGPGRTRAFDPYARDVGRMAESNRLRDAYAFRTPMLRNVALTAPYGHNGAYPTLEGIIRHHLDPVAARAAWQRQMAQLPDIAWLAATDFILGADALEMDRQERAIAVTPMHLTDAEIAELVAFMHALTGASVNTPAFGIPPDFVP
- a CDS encoding tetratricopeptide repeat protein, producing the protein MRTIAFALALLATPVAAELEAARDLMDAGRFDEAYAALWPAARSGNAEAEELIGVIYAMGLGRPRDDQRAFEWYLRAAMKGHPGAQSGVGWYYEVGRGLPAPDLMRAYMWYTLSAIGGDPDAAISLEEVAKKMTAEEINKAHVLVADYKVWMYPFR